A region from the Melioribacter roseus P3M-2 genome encodes:
- a CDS encoding TIGR03546 family protein produces the protein MFWLKIIKDLIKIFREGQTPAQIAGGFALGMVIGLSPSFNLQGLIMWILLLSLNVNLAAALLAITFCNLLAYLFDPFFHWLGYQILTQVDFLKGLWTYLYNAPLAPLTNFNNTVVMGSFITALILFLPVYIGMKKLTVLYRKKLYSKIQKLKIYEALRNNDIIKWYMKIRDMQI, from the coding sequence ATGTTCTGGCTTAAAATTATAAAAGATCTTATTAAAATTTTCCGGGAAGGGCAAACTCCCGCGCAAATTGCGGGCGGCTTTGCGCTTGGTATGGTTATCGGACTGTCGCCTTCTTTTAATCTGCAGGGTTTGATTATGTGGATATTGTTGTTGTCGCTCAACGTAAATCTGGCTGCGGCGCTCCTTGCAATAACTTTCTGTAACCTGCTGGCATATCTTTTCGATCCTTTTTTTCACTGGCTCGGGTATCAAATTCTTACGCAAGTCGATTTTCTTAAAGGATTGTGGACGTATCTTTATAACGCTCCTCTGGCGCCTCTGACAAATTTCAACAACACGGTTGTGATGGGAAGTTTTATTACGGCTCTGATTTTGTTCCTGCCGGTTTATATCGGCATGAAAAAGCTGACCGTTCTCTATAGAAAAAAACTCTATTCGAAAATACAGAAACTTAAAATTTACGAGGCGCTCCGGAATAACGATATTATCAAGTGGTATATGAAAATCAGGGACATGCAGATATGA
- a CDS encoding TIGR03545 family protein produces the protein MRKGFVFFLLFFILAVSAVVYFFADRWIESAIESSIESVTGAKAEIDDLRLKFIPIEITWKRLQIANPYNTWTNALETGDVEFEVDFNQLLRKKIIIERIDVDGIQILSKRATDGALPEEERKKSTFYRAEKSFTQSYRKAFDELMENVPRFDLNDIKRNFNPDSLIKLLDLQTYYYADSLGKKVAETAGQWNDIVNQYERNKNKLIEQLEEIKKIDPKSLNNAQNILAAIEKADKGYRTLMQIKAEYEERFDKIKREAEYYKNAFDTLRKISSEDFEKLKRMARLPDIKSPKLAPVIIGNEIQERAMNYIAYAELINASVQKYKPEPDYEKPPRFEGQNIEFPAEGRYPDFWIKKIKVNGGNPGGGIFVGEGIIENVSDNQNLTGEPITFKLEGELSNSRRVLISGTIERRNFRKTDKYTVELRGVPVGKIKLGAKKFLPAEINSALLSTKADIFINENNLNVILDNTFSNMILFFEKQPESIVERIVYNALNNINNLSATLRFWINGGKYDISLGTNLDEEIAAGVRKSIGQEVERLKSTLKERFDKIVAAKRAELEQIYREKVVPVEEQIDKYKDLLENYDKLIEEKKKELNRRLEEEKKGFLEKQLNKFIK, from the coding sequence ATGAGAAAGGGATTTGTCTTTTTCCTGTTGTTTTTCATCCTCGCCGTAAGCGCGGTTGTCTATTTCTTTGCCGACAGATGGATCGAAAGCGCAATCGAATCTTCGATTGAATCGGTAACGGGAGCTAAGGCGGAAATCGACGATTTGCGCCTCAAATTTATACCGATCGAAATAACCTGGAAACGTCTTCAAATTGCAAATCCGTACAATACGTGGACAAACGCTCTGGAAACGGGCGATGTTGAATTTGAAGTGGACTTTAATCAACTTCTCAGAAAAAAGATTATTATAGAACGGATTGACGTAGACGGTATACAGATACTTAGCAAAAGAGCAACCGACGGCGCATTGCCTGAGGAAGAGAGAAAGAAATCGACGTTTTACAGAGCGGAAAAATCGTTTACTCAGTCGTACCGAAAAGCTTTCGACGAGTTGATGGAAAACGTCCCGCGTTTCGATCTGAACGACATTAAAAGAAATTTCAACCCGGACAGTCTAATTAAACTGCTCGATCTTCAAACTTATTATTATGCGGATTCGCTCGGCAAAAAGGTCGCCGAAACCGCCGGACAATGGAATGACATCGTAAATCAATACGAAAGAAACAAAAATAAATTGATCGAACAGCTCGAAGAAATTAAGAAAATCGACCCGAAGAGTTTGAATAACGCTCAGAATATATTGGCGGCAATCGAAAAAGCAGACAAAGGATATAGGACATTAATGCAAATAAAAGCCGAGTATGAAGAACGATTCGATAAAATTAAACGAGAAGCGGAATACTACAAAAACGCGTTCGATACGCTTCGTAAAATTTCTTCGGAGGATTTTGAAAAGCTGAAACGGATGGCGAGGCTACCCGACATAAAATCGCCCAAACTGGCGCCAGTAATTATCGGAAACGAAATTCAGGAACGCGCAATGAATTACATTGCATATGCCGAATTGATTAACGCAAGCGTTCAAAAATACAAACCCGAGCCCGACTACGAAAAACCTCCGCGCTTCGAAGGACAGAATATCGAATTCCCCGCCGAAGGCAGATACCCCGATTTCTGGATAAAGAAAATCAAAGTAAACGGCGGGAATCCCGGCGGCGGAATTTTTGTGGGCGAAGGTATAATTGAAAACGTATCCGACAATCAAAACTTGACCGGCGAGCCTATCACATTCAAACTCGAAGGCGAGTTGAGCAACAGCCGACGAGTATTAATTTCCGGAACTATCGAAAGAAGAAATTTCCGTAAAACAGATAAGTATACCGTAGAATTGCGGGGTGTGCCCGTAGGAAAAATAAAACTCGGCGCCAAGAAATTTCTGCCCGCCGAAATTAACAGCGCTTTATTATCTACAAAAGCTGATATCTTTATCAATGAAAATAATCTTAATGTTATACTCGACAATACTTTTTCCAATATGATTCTCTTTTTCGAAAAACAACCCGAATCGATAGTGGAAAGAATCGTCTATAATGCATTGAACAATATTAACAATTTAAGTGCGACGCTCCGATTCTGGATTAACGGGGGAAAATACGATATATCGCTCGGCACAAATTTGGACGAAGAAATTGCCGCAGGAGTAAGAAAATCGATAGGACAGGAAGTGGAAAGGTTGAAGAGCACGCTGAAAGAACGATTCGACAAAATCGTGGCTGCCAAACGAGCCGAACTCGAACAAATTTACAGGGAAAAAGTCGTCCCGGTTGAAGAACAAATCGATAAGTATAAAGATTTATTGGAAAATTACGATAAATTGATTGAAGAAAAGAAAAAGGAATTGAACCGAAGACTTGAAGAAGAGAAAAAAGGATTCCTGGAAAAACAACTCAATAAATTCATTAAATAA
- a CDS encoding phytoene desaturase family protein, translated as MNKKVLIVGTGMGGLATGMRLTAKGYKVVFVEKNNKPGGRLNQIKEEGFTFDTGPSFFSMPYEFEELMADCGIEIPFEFIELDPLYTVHFKNKNKPFYLFKDIKKLSEQFEKYEPGFEKKFEAYLKKCEQLYKDTVDIVIKQNFDSIFEFILALMKVNPVHLPVLIKSFWEQTNFFFDSKEVRQIVSLIAFFLGRTPFDTNAVYTLLSYIEFKHTGYYNVKGGMYTIVKSLIKHLEKMGVEFYYETEIVDYREKSNMLSSLIDSTGKEWKADIFVINSDAAFFRGAVFKRKKFTEKKLNKMNWTMGYLTAYIGVNCKLPQVEHHNYFLGDNYEEYSRDVMRNPGVLEKPYYYVNLLSKYNNECAPEGCEALFFVCPVPNLIYKKDWSDKEAITDSIIYDFSERIGHDISKNIIYRKVFTPEDWQEKFNLYKGSGLGLAHDIGQVGAFRPKNYDEKFKNTFYVGASTVPGAGLPMAVISSRLTVERILRLESV; from the coding sequence ATGAATAAAAAAGTATTAATAGTCGGAACCGGCATGGGCGGGCTGGCTACAGGAATGCGATTAACCGCTAAAGGTTATAAGGTGGTATTTGTCGAGAAAAATAACAAACCGGGCGGCAGACTTAATCAAATAAAAGAGGAAGGCTTTACTTTTGATACAGGTCCTAGTTTTTTCAGTATGCCTTACGAATTTGAAGAACTGATGGCCGACTGCGGAATTGAAATCCCGTTTGAATTTATCGAGCTTGATCCGCTCTATACTGTTCATTTTAAAAACAAAAATAAGCCGTTTTACCTGTTCAAAGACATTAAAAAATTGAGTGAACAATTCGAGAAATATGAGCCGGGATTCGAAAAAAAATTCGAGGCGTATTTGAAAAAGTGCGAACAATTGTATAAAGATACGGTGGATATTGTGATTAAACAAAATTTTGATTCGATATTTGAATTTATACTGGCGTTGATGAAGGTCAATCCTGTACATCTGCCTGTTCTCATTAAATCATTTTGGGAGCAAACCAATTTCTTTTTCGACTCAAAAGAAGTACGTCAGATAGTTTCTTTGATCGCATTCTTTTTGGGGCGTACGCCGTTCGATACAAATGCGGTATATACATTATTGTCCTATATAGAATTTAAACATACCGGGTATTACAACGTTAAAGGGGGAATGTATACGATTGTAAAAAGTCTGATAAAACACCTTGAAAAGATGGGCGTAGAATTTTATTACGAAACTGAAATTGTAGATTATCGGGAAAAAAGTAATATGTTATCGTCTCTTATTGACAGTACTGGGAAAGAATGGAAGGCTGATATATTTGTAATAAATTCCGATGCGGCTTTTTTTAGGGGGGCTGTATTCAAACGAAAAAAATTTACCGAAAAGAAACTTAACAAAATGAACTGGACTATGGGTTATCTGACAGCCTATATTGGAGTCAATTGCAAACTGCCGCAAGTAGAACACCATAATTATTTCCTGGGCGATAATTACGAGGAATATTCCCGTGATGTTATGCGCAACCCCGGAGTTTTGGAAAAACCGTATTATTATGTGAATCTACTTTCAAAATATAATAATGAATGCGCCCCTGAAGGGTGCGAAGCGCTTTTCTTCGTCTGCCCGGTTCCAAATCTGATTTATAAAAAAGACTGGTCAGACAAGGAGGCTATTACAGACAGTATTATATATGATTTCTCCGAAAGAATTGGACATGACATATCCAAAAATATAATATACAGGAAAGTCTTTACTCCGGAAGATTGGCAGGAAAAGTTTAATTTATATAAAGGTTCCGGTTTGGGTTTGGCTCATGATATAGGACAAGTCGGGGCTTTCCGACCAAAAAATTATGACGAGAAATTCAAAAATACTTTTTACGTAGGCGCATCGACAGTGCCGGGAGCTGGCCTGCCAATGGCTGTAATAAGTTCTCGTTTGACGGTAGAACGTATTTTAAGACTAGAATCAGTTTAA
- a CDS encoding Lrp/AsnC family transcriptional regulator produces MLDDLDIAILKKLQENGRTKRSELAELIGLSLPSLSERLKKLEEHGIIEGYYAKLNRHVFGYDIMAFIIVMMDSSKNYEKLAEHVKKTPEILECYAVLGEGSHILKAIVKDTKSLEQLLNKIQSWPGVTRTVTNFILSTIKETTSINL; encoded by the coding sequence ATGTTAGACGACTTAGATATTGCCATCCTGAAAAAACTTCAGGAAAACGGCAGAACTAAAAGGAGCGAACTTGCCGAATTGATCGGCTTATCCCTTCCTTCGCTCAGCGAACGGCTCAAAAAGCTGGAAGAACACGGAATAATCGAAGGCTATTACGCCAAACTAAATCGTCATGTGTTCGGCTACGATATTATGGCGTTCATTATCGTAATGATGGATTCCTCGAAGAACTACGAAAAACTTGCCGAACATGTTAAAAAGACTCCGGAGATTCTCGAATGCTACGCTGTTCTGGGCGAAGGTTCGCACATTCTGAAAGCAATAGTAAAAGACACCAAATCCCTCGAACAGCTGCTCAATAAGATTCAATCGTGGCCCGGAGTCACTCGCACGGTGACTAATTTTATTTTATCAACAATCAAAGAAACGACAAGTATCAATTTATAG
- the glnA gene encoding type I glutamate--ammonia ligase translates to MGKEKESAAEKVLSFIKKNNIEFVDMKFMDFPGQWQHFTVPVSVFDESSFEDGFGFDGSSMRGWKRINESDMLIIPDPNTMFVDPFIDAPTISLICDVYEPATKEKYDRCPRNIAQKAEAYLKSTGLADTSYFGPEAEFFVFDDVRFDSGPNFSFYQVDSIEGRWNSGREENPNLGYKPRYKEGYFPVPPTDQLMDLRNEMVQNLIKVGIDVEAQHHEVASGGQCEIDMKFQPLLKSADQLLMFKYIIKNTARKHGKTVTYMPKPIFGDNGSGMHVHVSLWLKNKPLFAGGGYAGLSETALYFIGGILKHAPSLLAFTNPTTNSYKRLVPGFEAPVNLAYSQRNRSASIRIPMYSNSPKAKRVEFRCPDPSSNPYLAFSAILMAGLDGVMNRIDPGDPLDKDIYDMSPEELKDVPSTPESLGAALKALADDHEYLLKGNVFTEDVINAWINYKMDREVKPLALRPHPFEFEQYFDV, encoded by the coding sequence ATGGGCAAAGAAAAAGAATCAGCAGCCGAAAAAGTTCTTTCCTTCATAAAGAAAAACAATATCGAATTCGTCGATATGAAATTCATGGACTTTCCGGGGCAATGGCAGCATTTCACGGTTCCGGTAAGCGTATTCGACGAATCATCTTTCGAAGACGGATTTGGCTTCGACGGTTCCTCGATGAGAGGCTGGAAAAGAATCAACGAAAGCGACATGCTGATAATTCCGGATCCGAACACAATGTTTGTCGATCCGTTTATCGATGCGCCGACAATTTCTTTAATTTGCGACGTTTACGAACCGGCGACCAAAGAAAAATACGACCGCTGCCCTCGTAACATCGCTCAAAAAGCCGAAGCGTATCTGAAGTCGACAGGACTTGCCGACACCTCGTATTTCGGTCCCGAAGCCGAATTCTTCGTATTCGACGACGTCCGTTTCGATTCCGGTCCCAACTTTTCATTCTACCAGGTCGACTCGATCGAAGGAAGATGGAATTCCGGACGCGAAGAGAATCCGAATCTCGGATATAAGCCGCGTTACAAAGAAGGTTATTTCCCGGTTCCGCCGACAGACCAACTGATGGATTTGAGAAATGAAATGGTACAGAATTTAATAAAAGTCGGTATCGACGTCGAAGCTCAGCACCACGAAGTGGCAAGCGGCGGTCAGTGCGAAATCGACATGAAATTCCAGCCGTTGTTAAAATCGGCAGACCAGCTTTTAATGTTCAAATATATTATAAAAAACACTGCAAGAAAGCACGGCAAAACCGTTACTTACATGCCGAAACCGATTTTCGGCGATAACGGCAGCGGTATGCACGTTCACGTAAGTTTATGGCTCAAAAACAAACCGCTCTTTGCAGGCGGCGGTTATGCCGGACTGAGCGAAACGGCGCTCTATTTCATCGGCGGTATTTTGAAACACGCTCCTTCGTTGTTGGCATTTACAAATCCGACTACAAATTCGTACAAACGACTCGTTCCCGGATTCGAAGCGCCGGTCAATCTGGCTTATTCGCAGCGCAACAGAAGCGCGTCGATTCGCATACCGATGTACTCTAATTCGCCGAAGGCTAAAAGAGTCGAATTCCGCTGCCCCGACCCGTCGAGCAACCCGTATCTGGCATTCTCGGCAATATTGATGGCGGGATTGGACGGCGTAATGAACCGCATCGATCCGGGCGATCCGCTCGACAAAGACATTTACGATATGTCGCCCGAAGAATTAAAAGACGTGCCTTCGACTCCCGAATCGCTCGGCGCCGCTTTGAAAGCCTTGGCCGACGACCACGAATACTTACTGAAAGGCAACGTATTTACGGAAGACGTTATCAACGCATGGATAAATTACAAGATGGACAGAGAAGTCAAACCGCTGGCTTTGCGTCCTCATCCGTTCGAATTCGAGCAATATTTCGACGTATAA